From the Anaeromyxobacter dehalogenans 2CP-1 genome, the window GGTCGGGGGTGCCGCGTCGATGACCGTCGAGCTCGAGGCCGCCGAGGGGCTGGTGCGAGTCCGGGTGCCGCTGGACCGGGCGCCCGGGGAGCCCGGGCCCGCCGAGGATTGGATCTGGGCGGAGCCGCTGGGCAGCGGCCGCTTTCGGGTGGAGAGCTGCCCGTTCTTCGCCTACGGCGTCTCGCGCGACGACGTGGTGAGCGCGGCCGCGGTGGAGGGCGACGAGAGCCCGCGCCTCGACGACGTGGTGGAGAAGGGGGGCCACCGCACGCTCCGCCTGGCGCTCGACGCGCGGGCGGAGCTCGGTGAGCGCCCGGTGCAGGGGCTGCTGGAGCGCCTGCTCGAGGTGGGCTGCACGCACGAGCTGCTGCGCCCGAAGATCGTCGCGATCGACGTGCCGCCCGAGGCGGATCTGGACCTGGTCGCCGAGCTGCTCCAGGACCGGGCGCGCGAGGGCACGCTGGTGTGGGAGTGGGCCGACCCGCGGCCGTGCTGAGGACCTCGGCCCCGCTCGCCCCGCGGCTCAGCGCCTCGGCTTCGCCGTCGCCTTGCCCGCCGCGCGACGCTCCGCGCGCGCCGCCTTCTCGGCGCGCTTCCGGGCCAGGAAGCCCTTCGGCGCGGCGGGCGCCCGCGGCGCCTCGACCGGCTGTTCCGCCTCCGGCGCGCCCCGCGTGGACGGCGCGGGCGCCCGGGACCGGACGCCCTCGCGCGCGCGGCGCGGCTCGAGCGTCCAGTGGAACAGCCGCTTCACCACCAGCGTCGCGTACGCGCCGGGCGGCAGCGTGAAGGCGACGTTCACCCGGAACCGGTCGCGGTTCAGCTCGTCCGGGCGCGCCTCGCCCACCGCGAGGCGGCCCGGGAACGAGAACAACGGCCGCTCCTCGGGGTCGAAGTGGATCTCCGGCGTCCCCGGCACCGCCAGGTCCGCGAGCCCCATGTCCTCGCGGCCGAGCACCGACAGCGCGGCGCGCTCCACCGCCGGGTCGTCGAAGCGGGTGGACGGCGCGAGCAGCGGGAAGGTCTTCGACGAGAGCAGCCGCACCAGCGCCGCGTCCAGCTCGCGCGGGAACAGGAGCGACCCGGCCTGGTAGCGCAGGGACACGAGCCGCTGGATCCCCACCACCTCGCGCAGGTACTGCTTCACGCCCTCGTTCCAGAGCCAGCTCTGGTAGGCGAACACCTGCAGCCCGCGCCAGCGCGGCTCGGTGCGGAGCAGCGCGCCCCGGTAGTCCTCCGGGTGATCGCGCAGCCACTTCACCACCGCCTGGTAGCGCTCGGCGCCCGGGTTCGGGTTGCGCCGGTCCCACTCGCCCCAGTGCTCCTTCCAGAACGCCTTCACCTTCGCGTCGCCGGACTGGTCCAGCTCGCTCGGGCGGGCCAGGACGTTGCGCAGCGCGATCTCGAAGTCGCCGCGCATCAGGTCCTTCACGATGAAGCCCTGGCCGTGCTTCAGCGAGCCGAAGCGCTGCGAGTCGAAGTAGTTCACCACCCCGAGCCGGCGCACCTCGGCCACCGACGCGGGCAGGCGCGCCACGTCGTCCTCGCCGAGGTCGCGCACCGTCACCGCGAAGCGGTTGGAGGTGGTGTTCGCGGCGGACAGCCGCGTGCGGCTCCGGCCCAGCGGCTTGAGGCGCAGGTCGGTGTCCTGCAGCTCGATCTCGCGGCGCTCGAGGGCGACGAGCTGGGTGGTGCGCCCCTGCTTGTCCTTCAGCCCGCAGTAGCTCACCGACGCCCGCGGGATCTTGAAGCGCGTGCAGATGCGGTCGACCGCCTCGAAGGTCGACAGCTTCTGCTTGTCCATCAGGTAGACGAACCAGGCGCCGCGGGGGTCCTCGTCGAACTTCCAGGACTCCGTCACCTGGAAGTCCTCCGGTCGCTGCTTGAGCCTCATGGCCGCTCCGTACCACGCGCGCGCCGCGGCGTGGGGGTCGAACGGAAGGGGCGCGCGCTGCGGCGCTGGCGCGCCAGCCCGAACGAGTGTATCGAAACCGCCGGGAGCGGGTGGGGGCGCGCGATGGGAGAGCTGGGAATGGGCGAGCTGCTGATCATCCTGGTCGTGGTGGTGCTGCTCTTCGGGACGAAGAAGCTGCCCCAGCTCGGCGAAGGCCTCGGCAAGGCGATCCGGAACTTCAAGGACGCCGCGAGCGGGAAGGGGGGGCCGCCCGGCCCGCCCGCCGCGCAGCCGAGGGAGCTCCCGCGCCCGCCCGAGCCGCCCGCCGGCGGCGCCACCTAGCCCCGCGAGCCGCCCGGGCCCTGGGCCGGCGCCTGCGCCTCGCGCGGCCGGTAGAAGATCACGATGCTCAGGCAGTGGAACTCGTCGTCGCTCGACTGGGAGACGACGCGGTCCACCACCTCGACGTCGTTGGACCGAAGCCAGCGCGTGACGGTCTCGCCGAGCTCCTCGCGCTCCTTGGCCTTGGTGGCGGAGAAGACCTTCACGCCCGTGAAGTGCATCGCGCTCTCCCCTTCCCCGGCACGCAACACCCTCGCCCCCGCCGGCGCGTTCCCCCTTCAGGTTGTGCCAGACGCCCATGCCGGTGTCAAACCTGCGACCGCTCCAAGCTGCGAGCGTTCCTCGCGCTTTTGGGATCGCCCCGCGCGCGACCGGTTCCCCTGGCGCCGCCGGTCCCTAGATTTCGTCGCGCGGCGGCGCGGGGACGGAGGCGGGCATGGCGAGCGTGAAGAAGGGCCACGCGGTGGACTTCATCAACCGGATCCGGACGATGGAGTCCGCGGACCTCAACGCGCTCATCGTGCGCGAGGCCGGCGAGGAGCTGGCGCAGTTCTTCCTCTCGTACAGCGCGAGCCTCATCTCGCGCGATCCCGAGCGCGCCATCG encodes:
- a CDS encoding DUF4265 domain-containing protein, which produces MTVELEAAEGLVRVRVPLDRAPGEPGPAEDWIWAEPLGSGRFRVESCPFFAYGVSRDDVVSAAAVEGDESPRLDDVVEKGGHRTLRLALDARAELGERPVQGLLERLLEVGCTHELLRPKIVAIDVPPEADLDLVAELLQDRAREGTLVWEWADPRPC
- the truD gene encoding tRNA pseudouridine(13) synthase TruD, which gives rise to MRLKQRPEDFQVTESWKFDEDPRGAWFVYLMDKQKLSTFEAVDRICTRFKIPRASVSYCGLKDKQGRTTQLVALERREIELQDTDLRLKPLGRSRTRLSAANTTSNRFAVTVRDLGEDDVARLPASVAEVRRLGVVNYFDSQRFGSLKHGQGFIVKDLMRGDFEIALRNVLARPSELDQSGDAKVKAFWKEHWGEWDRRNPNPGAERYQAVVKWLRDHPEDYRGALLRTEPRWRGLQVFAYQSWLWNEGVKQYLREVVGIQRLVSLRYQAGSLLFPRELDAALVRLLSSKTFPLLAPSTRFDDPAVERAALSVLGREDMGLADLAVPGTPEIHFDPEERPLFSFPGRLAVGEARPDELNRDRFRVNVAFTLPPGAYATLVVKRLFHWTLEPRRAREGVRSRAPAPSTRGAPEAEQPVEAPRAPAAPKGFLARKRAEKAARAERRAAGKATAKPRR
- the tatA gene encoding twin-arginine translocase TatA/TatE family subunit gives rise to the protein MGELLIILVVVVLLFGTKKLPQLGEGLGKAIRNFKDAASGKGGPPGPPAAQPRELPRPPEPPAGGAT